A portion of the Salmo trutta chromosome 1, fSalTru1.1, whole genome shotgun sequence genome contains these proteins:
- the LOC115201198 gene encoding choline transporter-like protein 2 isoform X2, protein MMELEGEKPKYGEPRKYDPTFKGPIYNRGCTDIVCCIFFIICILGYFAVGILAWTQGDPRKVIYPTDSRGQFCGQAGTPLETKPLLFYFNIMKCASPMVLLEFQCPTTQMCVEKCPDKFMTLLKAYTNKEDFKYYKNFCKEGLEGLTVTQILSSGLCPAMLTPSKPFTRRCFPALDQKKGGEITVGNNSKFDDGEGNIRDAKDLVAGVKNATVVIEARQVVMKIFEDYTQSWYWILIGLVIAMLISLLFIVLLRFLAGIMVWVMIVMVILVIGYGIVHCSMEYVSLKSEAGSNVTLKDLGFQTDFSVYLHIRQTWLAFIIILAIVEVIIILLLIFLRNRILIAIALIKEASRAIGYVMSALFYPLFTFALLSIVIAYWAVTAVFLSTSNQPIYKVFNETACDHSRKICEPANFSTSSMKAECPDSKCLFAFYGGETVYHKYLIGLQFYNVFLFFWCANFVTALGQMTLAGAFASYYWALVKPDDMPAFPIFSSLGRSLRYHTGSLAFGSLILSIIQIIRVLLEYIDHKLQGTQNKCTKFLLCCLKCCFWCLEKFIKFINRNAYIMVAIYGKNFCTSAKDAFFLLMRNMIRVAVLDKVTDFLLFLGKLLIVGLVGIFAFFFFSGRVKAFENTAPNLHYYWVPILTVVVGSYLIAHGFFSVYAMCVDTLFLCFCEDLERNDGSLARPYYMSASLHDILSENKAVEETEEPTQSSTHQPDDQDVQLKQ, encoded by the exons ATGATGGAACTGGAGGGTGAGAAACCGAAGTATG GTGAACCAAGAAAGTATGACCCCACCTTCAAAGGCCCCATCTATAACAG GGGCTGCACTGACATTGTATGCTGCATCTTCTTCATTATTTGCATACTGGGCTATTTTGCAGTGGGAATTCTGG CCTGGACCCAGGGAGACCCCAGGAAGGTGATCTACCCCACAGACAGCAGAGGACAGTTCTGTGGGCAGGCAGGCACACCTCTGGA gaCGAAGCCCCTGCTGTTCTACTTCAACATCATGAAGTGTGCCAGTCCCATGGTGCTGCTGGAGTTCCAGTGCCCAACCACACAG ATGTGTGTGGAGAAATGCCCTGATAAGTTCATGACGCTCCTGAAGGCCTACACCAATAAAGAAGACTTTAAGTATTATAAGAACTTCTGCAAGGAGGGTCTAGAGGGGCTG ACTGTAACACAGATCCTGAGTTCTGGCCTGTGTCCTGCCATGCTGACGCCAAGTAAACCCT tCACCCGCAGGTGCTTCCCTGCCCTGGACCAGAAGAAGGGAGGGGAGATCACCGTGGGAAATAACTCTAAGTTTGATGATGGGGAGGGGAACATTAGAGATGCCAAAGATCTGGTGGCAGGGGTCAA GAATGCCACAGTGGTCATTGAGGCTCGACAAGTGGTCATGAAGATCTTTGAGGATTACACCCAGTCCTGGTACTGGATCCTAAT AGGGTTGGTGATTGCCATGCTCATCAGTCTCCTCTTCATCGTCCTCCTGCGCTTCCTGGCCGGGATCATGGTGTGGGTCATGATCGTCATGGTGATTCTGGTCATTGGATACG GCATCGTTCACTGCTCCATGGAATATGTTAGCCTGAAGTCAGAGGCAGGCTCTAATGTCACTCTAAAGGACCTGGGCTTCCAGACAGACTTCTCTGTGTACCTGCATATCAGACAGACCTGGCTGGCCTTCA TTATTATTCTGGCCATTGTGGAGGTCATCATCATTTTGCTGCTCATCTTCCTCAGGAATAGAATCCTCATCGCCATCGCTCTCATCAAAGAAGCCAGCAG GGCCATTGGGTATGTGATGTCAGCCCTGTTTTACCCCTTGTTCACCTTTGCCCTCCTATCCATTGTCATCGCCTACTGGGCCGTCACCGCTGT TTTCCTGTCCACCTCCAATCAGCCCATCTATAAGGTGTTCAATGAGACGGCCTGCGATCACTCCAGGAAAATCTGCGAGCCAGCT AACTTCAGCACCTCCAGTATGAAGGCGGAGTGCCCAGACTCAAAGTGTCTGTTTGCCTTCTACGGTGGAGAGACGGTCTACCACAAGTACCTGATTGGCCTGCAGTTCTACAACGTCTTCCTGTTCTTCTGGTGTGCCAACTTTGTGACAGCGCTGGGTCAGATGACCCTGGCTGGGGCCTTTGCCTCCTACTACTGGGCCTTGGTCAAGCCTGACGACATGCCTGCCTTCCCCATCTTCTCATCCCTTGGCAGATCACTCAG GTATCACACAGGTTCCCTGGCGTTTGgctctctcatcctctccatcatccagATCATCAGGGTTCTGCTGGAGTACATCGACCACAAGCTCCAAG GAACCCAAAATAAGTGCACAAAGTTCCTGCTGTGCTGTCTCAAGTGCTGCTTCTGGTGCCTGGAGAAATTCATCAAGTTCATCAACAGAAATGCCTACATTATG GTGGCGATATATGGCAAGAACTTCTGCACTTCTGCCAAAGATGCCTTCTTCCTCCTTATGAGGAACATGATCAG GGTAGCCGTCCTGGACAAAGTGACAGACTTTCTGTTGTTCCTGGGCAAACTCCTTATCGTGGGGCTTGTGG GAATCTTTgcgttcttcttcttctctgggaGGGTGAAGGCCTTTGAGAACACAGCCCCCAACCTCCACTACTACTGGGTTCCCATCCTG ACGGTGGTGGTTGGTTCTTACCTTATTGCCCACGGCTTCTTCAGCGTGTACGCCATGTGTGTGGACACACTCTTCCTATGCTTCT gCGAAGACCTGGAGAGAAATGATGGCTCTCTGGCAAGACCGTATTACATGTCAGCTTCGCTCCATGACATTCTGTCAGAGAACAAGGCtgtggaggagacagaggagccaACCCAGTCCTCGACTCATCAGCCAGACGACCAAGACGTCCAGCTGAAACAATAG
- the LOC115201198 gene encoding choline transporter-like protein 2 isoform X3, whose translation MPEEQPYYGKHGEPRKYDPTFKGPIYNRGCTDIVCCIFFIICILGYFAVGILAWTQGDPRKVIYPTDSRGQFCGQAGTPLETKPLLFYFNIMKCASPMVLLEFQCPTTQMCVEKCPDKFMTLLKAYTNKEDFKYYKNFCKEGLEGLTVTQILSSGLCPAMLTPSKPFTRRCFPALDQKKGGEITVGNNSKFDDGEGNIRDAKDLVAGVKNATVVIEARQVVMKIFEDYTQSWYWILIGLVIAMLISLLFIVLLRFLAGIMVWVMIVMVILVIGYGIVHCSMEYVSLKSEAGSNVTLKDLGFQTDFSVYLHIRQTWLAFIIILAIVEVIIILLLIFLRNRILIAIALIKEASRAIGYVMSALFYPLFTFALLSIVIAYWAVTAVFLSTSNQPIYKVFNETACDHSRKICEPANFSTSSMKAECPDSKCLFAFYGGETVYHKYLIGLQFYNVFLFFWCANFVTALGQMTLAGAFASYYWALVKPDDMPAFPIFSSLGRSLRYHTGSLAFGSLILSIIQIIRVLLEYIDHKLQGTQNKCTKFLLCCLKCCFWCLEKFIKFINRNAYIMVAIYGKNFCTSAKDAFFLLMRNMIRVAVLDKVTDFLLFLGKLLIVGLVGIFAFFFFSGRVKAFENTAPNLHYYWVPILTVVVGSYLIAHGFFSVYAMCVDTLFLCFLEDLERNDGSAERPYLMSDRLLRVLNKKNKPEPAQ comes from the exons ATGCCTGAGGAGCAACCCTATTACGGAAAGCATG GTGAACCAAGAAAGTATGACCCCACCTTCAAAGGCCCCATCTATAACAG GGGCTGCACTGACATTGTATGCTGCATCTTCTTCATTATTTGCATACTGGGCTATTTTGCAGTGGGAATTCTGG CCTGGACCCAGGGAGACCCCAGGAAGGTGATCTACCCCACAGACAGCAGAGGACAGTTCTGTGGGCAGGCAGGCACACCTCTGGA gaCGAAGCCCCTGCTGTTCTACTTCAACATCATGAAGTGTGCCAGTCCCATGGTGCTGCTGGAGTTCCAGTGCCCAACCACACAG ATGTGTGTGGAGAAATGCCCTGATAAGTTCATGACGCTCCTGAAGGCCTACACCAATAAAGAAGACTTTAAGTATTATAAGAACTTCTGCAAGGAGGGTCTAGAGGGGCTG ACTGTAACACAGATCCTGAGTTCTGGCCTGTGTCCTGCCATGCTGACGCCAAGTAAACCCT tCACCCGCAGGTGCTTCCCTGCCCTGGACCAGAAGAAGGGAGGGGAGATCACCGTGGGAAATAACTCTAAGTTTGATGATGGGGAGGGGAACATTAGAGATGCCAAAGATCTGGTGGCAGGGGTCAA GAATGCCACAGTGGTCATTGAGGCTCGACAAGTGGTCATGAAGATCTTTGAGGATTACACCCAGTCCTGGTACTGGATCCTAAT AGGGTTGGTGATTGCCATGCTCATCAGTCTCCTCTTCATCGTCCTCCTGCGCTTCCTGGCCGGGATCATGGTGTGGGTCATGATCGTCATGGTGATTCTGGTCATTGGATACG GCATCGTTCACTGCTCCATGGAATATGTTAGCCTGAAGTCAGAGGCAGGCTCTAATGTCACTCTAAAGGACCTGGGCTTCCAGACAGACTTCTCTGTGTACCTGCATATCAGACAGACCTGGCTGGCCTTCA TTATTATTCTGGCCATTGTGGAGGTCATCATCATTTTGCTGCTCATCTTCCTCAGGAATAGAATCCTCATCGCCATCGCTCTCATCAAAGAAGCCAGCAG GGCCATTGGGTATGTGATGTCAGCCCTGTTTTACCCCTTGTTCACCTTTGCCCTCCTATCCATTGTCATCGCCTACTGGGCCGTCACCGCTGT TTTCCTGTCCACCTCCAATCAGCCCATCTATAAGGTGTTCAATGAGACGGCCTGCGATCACTCCAGGAAAATCTGCGAGCCAGCT AACTTCAGCACCTCCAGTATGAAGGCGGAGTGCCCAGACTCAAAGTGTCTGTTTGCCTTCTACGGTGGAGAGACGGTCTACCACAAGTACCTGATTGGCCTGCAGTTCTACAACGTCTTCCTGTTCTTCTGGTGTGCCAACTTTGTGACAGCGCTGGGTCAGATGACCCTGGCTGGGGCCTTTGCCTCCTACTACTGGGCCTTGGTCAAGCCTGACGACATGCCTGCCTTCCCCATCTTCTCATCCCTTGGCAGATCACTCAG GTATCACACAGGTTCCCTGGCGTTTGgctctctcatcctctccatcatccagATCATCAGGGTTCTGCTGGAGTACATCGACCACAAGCTCCAAG GAACCCAAAATAAGTGCACAAAGTTCCTGCTGTGCTGTCTCAAGTGCTGCTTCTGGTGCCTGGAGAAATTCATCAAGTTCATCAACAGAAATGCCTACATTATG GTGGCGATATATGGCAAGAACTTCTGCACTTCTGCCAAAGATGCCTTCTTCCTCCTTATGAGGAACATGATCAG GGTAGCCGTCCTGGACAAAGTGACAGACTTTCTGTTGTTCCTGGGCAAACTCCTTATCGTGGGGCTTGTGG GAATCTTTgcgttcttcttcttctctgggaGGGTGAAGGCCTTTGAGAACACAGCCCCCAACCTCCACTACTACTGGGTTCCCATCCTG ACGGTGGTGGTTGGTTCTTACCTTATTGCCCACGGCTTCTTCAGCGTGTACGCCATGTGTGTGGACACACTCTTCCTATGCTTCT TGGAGGACCTGGAGAGGAACGATGGCAGTGCGGAGAGACCCTACCTGATGTCTGACCGCCTCCTCAGAGTCCTGAATAAGAAGAACAAGCCTGAACCAGCACAGTAG
- the LOC115201198 gene encoding choline transporter-like protein 2 isoform X1 — protein sequence MPEEQPYYGKHGEPRKYDPTFKGPIYNRGCTDIVCCIFFIICILGYFAVGILAWTQGDPRKVIYPTDSRGQFCGQAGTPLETKPLLFYFNIMKCASPMVLLEFQCPTTQMCVEKCPDKFMTLLKAYTNKEDFKYYKNFCKEGLEGLTVTQILSSGLCPAMLTPSKPFTRRCFPALDQKKGGEITVGNNSKFDDGEGNIRDAKDLVAGVKNATVVIEARQVVMKIFEDYTQSWYWILIGLVIAMLISLLFIVLLRFLAGIMVWVMIVMVILVIGYGIVHCSMEYVSLKSEAGSNVTLKDLGFQTDFSVYLHIRQTWLAFIIILAIVEVIIILLLIFLRNRILIAIALIKEASRAIGYVMSALFYPLFTFALLSIVIAYWAVTAVFLSTSNQPIYKVFNETACDHSRKICEPANFSTSSMKAECPDSKCLFAFYGGETVYHKYLIGLQFYNVFLFFWCANFVTALGQMTLAGAFASYYWALVKPDDMPAFPIFSSLGRSLRYHTGSLAFGSLILSIIQIIRVLLEYIDHKLQGTQNKCTKFLLCCLKCCFWCLEKFIKFINRNAYIMVAIYGKNFCTSAKDAFFLLMRNMIRVAVLDKVTDFLLFLGKLLIVGLVGIFAFFFFSGRVKAFENTAPNLHYYWVPILTVVVGSYLIAHGFFSVYAMCVDTLFLCFCEDLERNDGSLARPYYMSASLHDILSENKAVEETEEPTQSSTHQPDDQDVQLKQ from the exons ATGCCTGAGGAGCAACCCTATTACGGAAAGCATG GTGAACCAAGAAAGTATGACCCCACCTTCAAAGGCCCCATCTATAACAG GGGCTGCACTGACATTGTATGCTGCATCTTCTTCATTATTTGCATACTGGGCTATTTTGCAGTGGGAATTCTGG CCTGGACCCAGGGAGACCCCAGGAAGGTGATCTACCCCACAGACAGCAGAGGACAGTTCTGTGGGCAGGCAGGCACACCTCTGGA gaCGAAGCCCCTGCTGTTCTACTTCAACATCATGAAGTGTGCCAGTCCCATGGTGCTGCTGGAGTTCCAGTGCCCAACCACACAG ATGTGTGTGGAGAAATGCCCTGATAAGTTCATGACGCTCCTGAAGGCCTACACCAATAAAGAAGACTTTAAGTATTATAAGAACTTCTGCAAGGAGGGTCTAGAGGGGCTG ACTGTAACACAGATCCTGAGTTCTGGCCTGTGTCCTGCCATGCTGACGCCAAGTAAACCCT tCACCCGCAGGTGCTTCCCTGCCCTGGACCAGAAGAAGGGAGGGGAGATCACCGTGGGAAATAACTCTAAGTTTGATGATGGGGAGGGGAACATTAGAGATGCCAAAGATCTGGTGGCAGGGGTCAA GAATGCCACAGTGGTCATTGAGGCTCGACAAGTGGTCATGAAGATCTTTGAGGATTACACCCAGTCCTGGTACTGGATCCTAAT AGGGTTGGTGATTGCCATGCTCATCAGTCTCCTCTTCATCGTCCTCCTGCGCTTCCTGGCCGGGATCATGGTGTGGGTCATGATCGTCATGGTGATTCTGGTCATTGGATACG GCATCGTTCACTGCTCCATGGAATATGTTAGCCTGAAGTCAGAGGCAGGCTCTAATGTCACTCTAAAGGACCTGGGCTTCCAGACAGACTTCTCTGTGTACCTGCATATCAGACAGACCTGGCTGGCCTTCA TTATTATTCTGGCCATTGTGGAGGTCATCATCATTTTGCTGCTCATCTTCCTCAGGAATAGAATCCTCATCGCCATCGCTCTCATCAAAGAAGCCAGCAG GGCCATTGGGTATGTGATGTCAGCCCTGTTTTACCCCTTGTTCACCTTTGCCCTCCTATCCATTGTCATCGCCTACTGGGCCGTCACCGCTGT TTTCCTGTCCACCTCCAATCAGCCCATCTATAAGGTGTTCAATGAGACGGCCTGCGATCACTCCAGGAAAATCTGCGAGCCAGCT AACTTCAGCACCTCCAGTATGAAGGCGGAGTGCCCAGACTCAAAGTGTCTGTTTGCCTTCTACGGTGGAGAGACGGTCTACCACAAGTACCTGATTGGCCTGCAGTTCTACAACGTCTTCCTGTTCTTCTGGTGTGCCAACTTTGTGACAGCGCTGGGTCAGATGACCCTGGCTGGGGCCTTTGCCTCCTACTACTGGGCCTTGGTCAAGCCTGACGACATGCCTGCCTTCCCCATCTTCTCATCCCTTGGCAGATCACTCAG GTATCACACAGGTTCCCTGGCGTTTGgctctctcatcctctccatcatccagATCATCAGGGTTCTGCTGGAGTACATCGACCACAAGCTCCAAG GAACCCAAAATAAGTGCACAAAGTTCCTGCTGTGCTGTCTCAAGTGCTGCTTCTGGTGCCTGGAGAAATTCATCAAGTTCATCAACAGAAATGCCTACATTATG GTGGCGATATATGGCAAGAACTTCTGCACTTCTGCCAAAGATGCCTTCTTCCTCCTTATGAGGAACATGATCAG GGTAGCCGTCCTGGACAAAGTGACAGACTTTCTGTTGTTCCTGGGCAAACTCCTTATCGTGGGGCTTGTGG GAATCTTTgcgttcttcttcttctctgggaGGGTGAAGGCCTTTGAGAACACAGCCCCCAACCTCCACTACTACTGGGTTCCCATCCTG ACGGTGGTGGTTGGTTCTTACCTTATTGCCCACGGCTTCTTCAGCGTGTACGCCATGTGTGTGGACACACTCTTCCTATGCTTCT gCGAAGACCTGGAGAGAAATGATGGCTCTCTGGCAAGACCGTATTACATGTCAGCTTCGCTCCATGACATTCTGTCAGAGAACAAGGCtgtggaggagacagaggagccaACCCAGTCCTCGACTCATCAGCCAGACGACCAAGACGTCCAGCTGAAACAATAG